The following are encoded together in the Panicum virgatum strain AP13 chromosome 6K, P.virgatum_v5, whole genome shotgun sequence genome:
- the LOC120713046 gene encoding PTI1-like tyrosine-protein kinase 3 — translation MRRWFCCTHFDTPYLENENGFTSSPDGTSGNGLTSNSDPAKPPSIEVPALLFDELKEKTDDFGSKTLVGEGSYGRVYYAVLENGKHAAVKKLDASADPEPDNEFLAQVSVVSRLKHENFVDMLGYCIEGDQRLLAYEFATMGSLHDILHGRKGVAGAQPGPALDWMQRVRIAVDAAKGLEYLHEKVQPSIVHRDIRSSNVLLFEDYKAKIADFNLSSQSPDMAARLHSTRVLGTFGYHAPEYAMTGQLTQKSDVYSFGVVLLELLTGRKPVDHTMPRGQQSLVTWATPRLGEDKVKQCVDPRLNGEYPPKGVAKLAAVAALCVQYESEFRPSMSIVVKALSPLLVNAPYQAAAAPDTRSEA, via the exons ATGCGCCGGTGGTTTTGCTGCACTCATTTTGACACCCCATATCTCGAAAATGAGAATGGATTTACAAGCAGTCCGGACGGAACAAGTG GAAACGGTCTTACTTCAAACAGTGATCCTGCGAAACCACCTTCCATTGAAGTACCTGCATTGttatttgatgaactgaaagaAAAGACAGATGATTTTGGGTCAAAGACTTTGGTTGGTGAGGGGTCATATGGAAGAGTATATTATGCTGTTTTGGAAAATGGAAAACATGCAGccgtgaagaagcttgatgcTTCAGCAGACCCTGAGCCCGACAATGAATTTCTAGCACAG GTCTCCGTTGTTTCAAGATTAAAACATGAAAATTTTGTGGACATGCTTGGTTATTGCATTGAAGGAGATCAACGTCTGTTGGCTTATGAATTCGCTACAATGGGCTCCCTACATGATATTTTGCATG GAAGAAAAGGTGTTGCAGGTGCGCAGCCTGGTCCTGCCCTCGACTGGATGCAAAGAGTCAGAATTGCTGTTGATGCTGCAAAAGGTCTTGAGTACCTTCATGAGAAGGTTCAACCTTCCATAGTCCATCGAGACATACGATCTAGCAATGTTCTTTTATTTGAGGACTACAAGGCTAAAATTGCGGACTTCAATCTTTCAAGCCAATCTCCAGATATGGCTGCCCGCCTACATTCTACCCGTGTCCTCGGAACTTTTGGATATCATGCTCCAGA GTATGCTATGACTGGCCAACTGACTCAAAAAAGTGATGTTTATAGCTTTGGAGTTGTCCTTTTAGAGCTTCTAACTGGAAGGAAACCTGTAGATCATACAATGCCAAGGGGCCAGCAGAGTCTAGTTACTTGG GCAACACCAAGGCTCGGTGAGGACAAGGTGAAACAATGTGTTGATCCAAGATTAAATGGAGAGTACCCTCCAAAGGGTGTTGCCAAG CTTGCGGCAGTGGCAGCTCTCTGCGTTCAATATGAATCTGAGTTCAGACCAAGCATGAGCATTGTAGTCAAGGCATTGTCTCCCCTTCTTGTAAATGCACCCTATCAGGCGGCAGCTGCTCCTGATACACGTTCAGAAGCCTGA